In Carya illinoinensis cultivar Pawnee chromosome 6, C.illinoinensisPawnee_v1, whole genome shotgun sequence, a single genomic region encodes these proteins:
- the LOC122313149 gene encoding DNA-directed RNA polymerase I subunit 2 isoform X2 — protein MSMVRNSFSDRREGYTDKAVAIRCERKNQSSVTVKVYYLRNGSARLGFWIQGREYLLPAGVVLKALVDTTDHEIYESLTCCCSEGDEREKGAVATQLVGERAKIILDEVRNLSLFTRLQCLEHIGEHFQAAMDGLENESYSGVANAVLEEYIFVHLDNNYEKFNLLIFMLHKLFSLVDQTSVPDNPDSLQNQEVLLPGHLITIYLKEKLEDWLRRAKKLLQDEINNKSKNFDFCNLAHVKKVLDKNPAKQISSAVENMLKTGRLVTKTGLDLQQRAGFTVQAERLNFLRFLSHFRAVHRGASFAGLRTTTVRKLLPESWGFLCPVHTPDGEPCGLLNHMTSNCRVTSYFGSEGDVRDFKKIRRDIRSFLIGAGMMSLQPMLVKVGPPKFLSVHIDGHVVGSIASSLVENVVANLRKLKVSADTMIPDDLEVGYVPLSLGGAYPGLYLFTSPARFVRPVRNILSPEKSQNIELVGPFEQVFMEIRCPDGKDGGRQNAFPATHEEIHPTGMLSVVANLTPWSEHNQSPRNMYQCQMAKQTMAFSSQAIHFRADQKLYHLQTPQTPIVRTSTYTRYGIDEYPTGTNAIVAVLAYTGYDMEDAMILNKSSVERGLCHGQIYQTETLDLSDQSSRSERSQRMFRRSNVDKSMHSSIDSDGLPYVGQMIRPNEPYCCIYDEVTSSTKTNKRKGSEPVIVDYVAVDVKNKKPLQKVNIRFRHPRNPVIGDKFSSRHGQKGVCSQLWPDIDMPFSGVTGMRPDLIINPHAFPSRMTIAMLLESVAAKGGSLKGKFLDATPFSSSVKKEDGETGQKPGSLVDELGEMLKEKGFNYHGLEVLYSGVYGTELTCEIFIGPVYYQRLRHMVSDKFQVRSTGTVDQITRQPIKGRKFGGGIRFGEMERDSLLAHGAAYLLHDRLHTCSDYHIADVCSLCGSILTTSFVQQQKRAVREIGGLPPARAPKKVTCHACQTSKGMETVAMPYVFRYLAAELAAMNIKMTLQISNSAELSN, from the exons ATGAGTATGGTGCGGAATTCATTTAGTGATCGGCGAGAAGGATATACCGATAAAGCTGTTGCCATAAG GTGTGAGAGAAAAAATCAGTCTTCAGTTACAGTCAAAGTATATTACCTTCGTAATGGAAGTGCGAGACTTGGATTTTG GATACAGGGGAGGGAGTACTTGCTTCCTGCAGGCGTTGTGCTAAAG GCTCTTGTAGACACAACTGATCATGAAATATATGAGAGTTTGACATGCTGCTGTAGTgagggagatgagagagagaagggtGCTGTTGCCACTCAGCTCGTGGGTGAAAGGGCAAAAATTATTCTTGATGAAGTTcgaaatctctctcttttcactcGGCTTCAATGTCTAGAGCATATTG GTGAGCATTTCCAAGCAGCCATGGATGGGCTGGAAAACGAAAGTTATTCTGGT GTTGCTAATGCTGTTCTTGAGGAGTACATCTTTGTTCACCTCGATAACAATTATGAGAAGTTTAATCTGCTCAT CTTTATGCTGCATAAACTTTTCTCACTTGTGGATCAGACATCTGTGCCAGACAATCCAGATTCCTTGCAAAATCAGGAAGTCTTACTCCCTGGTCACTTGATTACCATTTATCTCAAG GAAAAACTAGAAGATTGGCTGCGCAGGGCAAAAAAGCTTCTTCAAGATGAGATCAACAATAAGAGCAAAAATTTTGATTTCTGCAACT TAGCTCACGTCAAGAAGGTTTTGGATAAAAATCCTGCCAAGCAAATTAGTTCTGCTGTTGAAAACATGTTAAAAACTGGAAGACTGGTTACTAAAACAGGTCTAGATTTGCAGCAG AGGGCAGGCTTTACGGTTCAGGCGGAGAGGCTTAATTTCTTACGTTTTCTCTCACATTTTCGTGCTGTCCATCGAGGGGCTTCATTTGCTGGACTTCGGACCACAACTGTGCGGAAATTGTTACCTGA ATCTTGGGGTTTTCTTTGCCCTGTGCATACACCTGATGGGGAGCCATGTGGCTTGTTGAATCATATGACCAGCAATTGTC GAGTTACATCATACTTTGGTTCTGAAGGAGATGTAagagattttaagaaaataagaagGGATATTCGCAGCTTTTTGATTGGTGCTGGAATGATGTCGCTGCAGCCAATGCTAGTTAAAGTTGGTCCTCCCAAGTTTCTTTCGGTCCATATAGATGGTCATGTTGTTGGTTCTATAGCTTCCAGTTTAGTTGAAAATGTTGTGGCCAACTTACGGAAATTAAAAGTGTCAGCCGATACAATG ATTCCGGATGATCTGGAAGTGGGATATGTTCCTTTGAGTCTGGGGGGAGCATATCCTGGTTTGTACCTCTTCACATCTCCTGCTAGATTTGTTCGGCCAGTTAGAAATATTTTGAGTCCCGAGAAAAGTCAGAACATCGAACTCGTTGGTCCTTTTGAACAG GTATTTATGGAAATAAGATGTCCTGATGGAAAAGATGGTGGGAGACAAAATGCTTTTCCTGCAACTCATGAAGAAATCCATCCAACTGGAATGCTCAGTGTGGTTGCTAATCTTACACCTTGGTCAGAACATAATCAGAGCCCACGCAATATGTACCAGTGTCAA ATGGCAAAACAAACAATGGCTTTCTCTTCACAAGCAATTCACTTTCGTGCGGACCAAAAGCTATACCATCTTCAG ACTCCTCAAACTCCTATTGTGCGCACAAGTACATATACGAGATACGGCATTGATGAATATCCAACAGGCACAAATGCAATAGTTGCAGTGCTAGCATATACAGG ATATGACATGGAGGATGCCATGATTCTTAATAAATCATCTGTGGAGCGTGGATTGTGTCATGGACAGATATACCAG ACGGAAACTCTTGACTTGTCTGATCAGAGCAGCAGGTCAGAACGTTCCCAGAGAATGTTTAGAAGAAGCAACGTGGACAAATCAATGCATTCTTCGATTGATTCTGACGGGCTTCCATATGTTGGTCAG ATGATACGACCAAATGAACCCTATTGTTGCATTTATGATGAGGTAACTAGTTCTACAAAAACCAACAAGCGGAAGGGTTCAGAACCTGTTATAGTTGACTATGTTGCTGTTGATGTGAAAAACAAGAAGCCGCTTCAGAAG GTGAATATACGTTTTCGACATCCTAGAAACCCTGTCATTGGGGACAAATTTAGCAGTAGACATGGTCAGAAAGGTGTTTGCTCACAATTGTGGCCAGACATCGATATGCCATTTTCTGGTGTAACCGGGATGCGTCCAGATCTGATTATTAACCCGCATGCATTTCCATCAAGGATGACAATTGCAATGCTTTTGGAGTCTGTTGCTGCTAAG GGAGGTAGcttgaaaggaaaatttttaGATGCAACACCATTTTCTAGTTCAGTCAAAAAAGAAGATGGGGAGACTGGACAAAAGCCTGGTTCCCTTGTTGATGAGCTTGGTGAAATGTTAAAAGAGAAAGGGTTCAATTACCATGGATTGGAGGTATTGTACAGTGGGGTTTATGGAACAGAACTTACATGTGAGATATTTATTGGGCCTGTTTATTATCAGAGACTCCGACACATGGTTTCAGACAAATTTCAG GTCCGTTCTACTGGAACTGTCGACCAGATCACCCGGCAGCCTATTAAAGGACGAAAGTTTGGTGGGGGTATTCGCTTTGGAGAAATGGAACGAGACTCTTTGCTTGCACATGGGGCAGCATATTTGTTGCATGATAGGCTCCATACTTGTTCTGATTATCACATTGCTGACGTTTGTTCTCTATGTGGAAGCATCCTCACAACTTCATTCGTCCAGCAACAAAAGAGAGCAGTGCGGGAGATTGGCGGGCTACCCCCTGCTAGGGCACCCAAGAAGGTCACTTGTCATGCTTGTCAGACGAGTAAAGGAATGGAGACAGTTGCAATGCCCTATGTCTTCCGATATTTGGCTGCAGAGTTGGCAGCTATGAACATAAAAATGACCCTCCAGATAAGCAATAGTGCCGAACTGTCAAATTAA